The following is a genomic window from Bacillus sp. FJAT-52991.
CAGACATTGCTAGTAAGGCTACATCTAGTTCATAACCCGCCATTTCGCCGTTCCCCATAAATCCAGCTTCTAATTTTACTTTTGAAATCGCTCCAATCATGACAATCACAAATAGAGCAGCAATAATGCGTGTACCTAATCCTAAAATCATTGCTGCACCGCCAACTAATTCAATAGCAGCCACGATGTACGCCATAAAGCTCGGAATGCCAATGCTGTCAAACCAGCCAGCAATATTCTCAATTCCTCCTTGGAACTTTGCCAACCCATGAATGAAAAATGTCAAACCTAAAATTACTCGTAAAATAAGGGCACCTAATTCATGCTTCTTTGTCATATGAAAACTCTCCTTTTTGAACATTAGAATATAATAATCATTTGATTACTTTTCGTAACTTAATTTATATTAAAAATATTATTTCGTCAAGTAACAAATTAAAAAAAGTTAATAATCACTATTCGGACGATTAATTTTTTTAATTTTAAATAAATGATTTTCCCACAAAAAATAACCCTTGAATTGAACCAATGTCGGTCGAATTCAAGGGTTATGCTTTCAAGGCTATTATCTATTTTAAAAAGGCTACTTTTCACTAAATCCAGCCTTTTTCCTCCGCGATTCGTACCGCCTGTTGCCTTGATTCCGTTTCTAGCTTTTGAATCGCAGACGATAAATAATTACGGACTGTCCCGTTTGTTAAAAATAAGGTCTTGGCGATTTGGCCAGTTGTCATTCCTGACTTTGTCAACCTTAACACTTCTTGTTCCCTATCAGTCAAGGGACTGGCTTCGTTTAAAAAAAGAGCAGCAGCGAGATCTGTACTGATCACTCGTTCGCCATTCACCACTTTTCGAATCGTCGCAATTAAAAAGTCGATCGGTTCATCCTTCAACAAATACCCTTCCACTTTCAGATTCATCGCTTTTTGCAAGTAGCCGGGACGAGTAAACGTTGTGACAATAATGATCTTACAAGAACTGCCTTGCTCCCGCAGTCTCTCTGCGATTTCTAGACCAGTAACATAAGGCATTTCAATATCAAGTAAGCACACGTCCGGCTGTTTCGCCTCAATCGCCGCTAATGCTTGTTTGCCGTCCGCTACCTCGGCAACGACTTCAATATCGTCCTCTAATTTTAGCAATGAGGCCATTGCACCGCTTAGCATTTTCTGATCTTCTGCCATGACTATGCGTATCATCTCTTCTCTTTCCTTTCTTCCTAAACTGGGACTTTCAATGTCACTACGACACCACCGTTTGATCCTTCTTCAATAACCGCCTGGCCGCTAATCAATTTCATTCGTTCCTTCATAGATGACAGGCCATTGCCACTCG
Proteins encoded in this region:
- a CDS encoding DoxX family protein — translated: MTKKHELGALILRVILGLTFFIHGLAKFQGGIENIAGWFDSIGIPSFMAYIVAAIELVGGAAMILGLGTRIIAALFVIVMIGAISKVKLEAGFMGNGEMAGYELDVALLAMSVYLVIAGSSLYSLGQLVIGKDSNEK
- a CDS encoding response regulator transcription factor, translated to MIRIVMAEDQKMLSGAMASLLKLEDDIEVVAEVADGKQALAAIEAKQPDVCLLDIEMPYVTGLEIAERLREQGSSCKIIIVTTFTRPGYLQKAMNLKVEGYLLKDEPIDFLIATIRKVVNGERVISTDLAAALFLNEASPLTDREQEVLRLTKSGMTTGQIAKTLFLTNGTVRNYLSSAIQKLETESRQQAVRIAEEKGWI